In Candidatus Thermoplasmatota archaeon, one DNA window encodes the following:
- a CDS encoding type II toxin-antitoxin system VapC family toxin: MEKIIDFEKLNLSISTTPINALELFKGAFRSSRARENAKIVEELLRNVMLLEIDLTSAKIFGEETERLRKAGKPIGEFDIIIASTVLAHDEVLVTKNTQHLQKIPMLRIESW; this comes from the coding sequence TTGGAAAAAATTATTGACTTTGAAAAATTAAATCTGTCGATCTCTACTACCCCTATAAATGCACTAGAACTTTTTAAAGGTGCATTCAGGTCTTCCAGAGCTAGAGAAAATGCCAAGATTGTAGAAGAGCTCCTTAGAAATGTCATGCTACTGGAAATAGATTTGACTTCTGCTAAAATTTTTGGAGAAGAAACAGAAAGATTGAGGAAAGCGGGTAAGCCCATCGGTGAATTTGATATAATAATCGCCAGCACCGTACTGGCCCATGATGAGGTTTTAGTGACCAAAAATACGCAGCATCTTCAAAAAATTCCGATGCTAAGAATCGAAAGTTGGTAG
- a CDS encoding antitoxin VapB family protein, with translation MLCNKIQPLFRICADGKIMADRQPENISLSDNAYDALAALKGRDKSFSDIVLEIAKKIWKEGIIKFFR, from the coding sequence ATGTTATGCAATAAAATACAACCGCTATTTAGAATTTGTGCCGATGGAAAAATAATGGCAGATAGACAGCCTGAAAATATTTCTCTTTCAGATAATGCCTATGATGCCCTGGCAGCCTTGAAAGGGAGAGATAAATCATTTTCAGATATTGTGCTAGAAATTGCAAAAAAAATATGGAAGGAAGGAATTATCAAGTTTTTCCGGTAA
- a CDS encoding C25 family cysteine peptidase yields the protein MLANRRFRAMYGNKTKSKVRRKSIAIFVFAMMLFTSFSVFATTDSENGNHQISVKYSFETPIASKVRIGNTIYDNVALQDAAYYGNPGEPSLPVKGAYILLPQNTKAASIKIAPSEKMCLGSGYHIMPVGNPVPLSQSGFPSLPVAGPIYNSEKEFPGELYTNVGTYSFRGYNILVLMLHPIQYIPATGELFYYGDMTVYVDTVNGENINPLFRGLERDKQEVNKKVDNPAIASTYTEQTTKANSNTYDLLILTTNLLKSYFDPLKNYHDSHGISTVIKTLDDIGGSTPEDIRGHIRDAYTNWGIDYVLIGGDDVVVPAKTLWIYGLDENTTPYETFMPSDLYYACLDGTYNHDGDNKWGEPTDGEDGGDVDLMAEVYVGRACAGDKNEVNNFVDKTISYMSKDADPYLKKILLAGEYLGDYGVASWGGNYLDQIVDGSNLDGYTTVGIPSDEFNIEKMYDRDWRNNHWTKEDMIGRINDGVHVVQHDGHSYYTYNMKMVNNDTEELENDKYCFIYSNGCMAGGFDRDDCIAEYFTVKTGRGAFAGIWNARYGWFWSFSTDGDSQRFAREFWDGVFGEHMPVIGKANQDSKEDNLYLIGRSCMRWTYYELNLFGDPSIAFRINNPPNKPAAPSGPSWGKKGEECTYTSVSTDIEGDQIYYQWDWGDGSYSDWLGPFDSGQDVNASRSWAERGVYNVRVKAKDINGGESDWSDPLRVRMPKAYLHGIWQLIEKINEWFMSLFHFELMPLK from the coding sequence ATGTTGGCCAATCGCCGTTTTAGGGCTATGTACGGAAATAAAACGAAAAGTAAAGTTAGGCGCAAGAGCATAGCTATTTTTGTTTTTGCTATGATGCTTTTTACATCATTTTCTGTTTTTGCTACCACCGATAGTGAAAATGGTAACCATCAAATTTCTGTGAAATATTCATTTGAAACACCTATAGCAAGCAAGGTTAGGATAGGAAACACTATATATGATAATGTTGCCCTCCAGGATGCCGCATACTATGGAAATCCCGGCGAGCCGAGCCTGCCCGTAAAGGGAGCTTACATCCTCTTGCCCCAAAACACAAAGGCTGCGAGCATAAAAATTGCCCCTAGCGAGAAAATGTGCCTGGGTTCAGGGTATCATATTATGCCGGTTGGCAATCCTGTTCCTTTATCGCAATCTGGATTTCCTTCATTGCCAGTTGCCGGCCCAATTTATAATTCTGAAAAAGAATTTCCTGGAGAACTTTACACCAACGTTGGCACATATAGCTTCAGGGGCTATAATATCCTCGTTTTGATGCTGCATCCAATTCAGTATATTCCGGCTACCGGTGAATTGTTTTACTACGGGGATATGACTGTCTATGTGGATACGGTTAATGGTGAAAATATAAACCCCTTGTTCAGAGGATTGGAAAGAGATAAACAGGAGGTAAACAAAAAAGTCGATAACCCTGCCATTGCTTCAACTTACACAGAACAGACAACAAAAGCAAATTCAAATACGTATGACCTTCTTATTCTTACCACAAACTTGCTAAAAAGCTATTTTGATCCTCTTAAAAATTATCACGATAGCCATGGTATAAGCACGGTCATTAAAACGCTTGATGACATCGGCGGTAGCACCCCCGAAGATATACGTGGCCACATCAGGGATGCTTATACAAACTGGGGCATAGACTATGTCCTCATTGGCGGTGATGATGTTGTTGTTCCGGCCAAAACCCTGTGGATATATGGATTGGATGAAAATACCACACCGTATGAAACTTTTATGCCTTCCGACCTGTATTATGCATGTCTCGACGGCACATATAACCATGATGGTGACAATAAATGGGGTGAGCCTACTGATGGCGAGGATGGCGGTGATGTCGACCTTATGGCAGAAGTATATGTAGGAAGGGCATGTGCTGGCGATAAAAATGAAGTCAACAATTTTGTTGATAAAACGATATCATACATGAGCAAAGATGCTGACCCTTATCTGAAAAAAATATTGCTGGCAGGTGAATATCTAGGCGATTACGGTGTGGCAAGCTGGGGCGGAAATTACCTGGATCAAATTGTCGATGGTTCTAACCTGGATGGATATACTACTGTGGGCATACCTTCAGACGAGTTCAACATCGAAAAGATGTATGACCGAGACTGGCGGAACAACCACTGGACAAAAGAGGATATGATTGGCCGTATAAATGATGGTGTCCATGTCGTACAGCATGACGGCCATTCCTACTACACCTATAACATGAAGATGGTAAACAATGACACTGAAGAGCTTGAAAACGACAAATATTGTTTTATTTATTCAAATGGTTGTATGGCAGGCGGGTTTGATCGGGATGACTGCATTGCAGAATATTTTACTGTAAAAACAGGCCGCGGCGCATTTGCAGGTATATGGAATGCCCGTTACGGCTGGTTCTGGTCTTTCAGTACCGATGGTGACTCACAGCGTTTTGCCAGAGAATTCTGGGATGGCGTATTCGGCGAGCATATGCCGGTGATAGGAAAGGCAAACCAGGACTCAAAGGAAGATAACCTATATCTTATAGGCAGATCGTGCATGAGATGGACATACTACGAGTTAAACCTGTTTGGCGACCCGTCCATCGCTTTTCGCATCAACAATCCTCCGAACAAGCCTGCCGCCCCGTCCGGTCCTTCCTGGGGGAAGAAGGGTGAAGAATGCACTTATACATCTGTTTCTACGGACATAGAGGGCGATCAGATTTATTATCAGTGGGACTGGGGCGATGGCTCGTACAGCGACTGGCTCGGACCGTTTGATTCCGGGCAGGATGTCAATGCATCTCGTTCCTGGGCCGAAAGGGGAGTATACAACGTCAGGGTAAAGGCCAAGGACATTAATGGCGGGGAAAGCGATTGGTCTGATCCGTTGCGCGTGAGAATGCCAAAGGCGTATCTACATGGGATATGGCAGCTCATTGAAAAAATCAACGAGTGGTTCATGTCCCTCTTTCATTTCGAACTCATGCCGTTGAAATGA
- a CDS encoding dihydroorotase family protein, which produces MDLVIEGNLFIDGGIRKGCVGIDNGRIASIKKILEGDKHLDFGEKLIFPTGLDVHVHFREPGHTEKEDFFTGTKAAALGGITFVMDMPNNKPPAMSCFAIDEKIRIVRKKACIDFALYGGIGRKSNVKMMAKRCKAFKTYLSGDNEIFTHPAKLRGALHRVKESGKVIAIHAESRECIKRGMSTSLSSHEKSRPVKCEIETIKKILNANKGINANLHICHVSSPDSIMLLKENGINMGVTPHHMLLSTSSKFKLPAMGKVNPPLRKEEERKKIFNLVKNGFVDIIESDHAPHLPEEKDDFAAAPSGMPGVDTALPLMLEEVKKGDLPLSAVHRMLCKMPAETFGINKGKIEVGRDADLLVIDFKEGKITPQSKCGWSSYEDRKGIYPLHVFLRGKDVVENGQFIGNAGMGEMIA; this is translated from the coding sequence ATGGATCTAGTGATAGAGGGTAATTTATTTATTGACGGAGGGATAAGGAAGGGCTGCGTGGGGATAGACAATGGAAGAATCGCTTCCATAAAGAAAATTCTGGAAGGAGACAAGCACCTTGATTTCGGCGAAAAATTGATTTTTCCCACAGGCCTGGATGTGCATGTCCATTTCAGGGAGCCCGGGCATACCGAGAAGGAGGATTTTTTTACGGGTACAAAAGCTGCCGCTTTGGGTGGAATAACTTTCGTGATGGATATGCCGAATAATAAGCCGCCGGCAATGAGTTGTTTTGCCATTGATGAAAAAATAAGAATCGTGAGAAAAAAGGCCTGCATTGATTTTGCACTGTACGGAGGCATAGGCAGGAAAAGCAATGTAAAGATGATGGCAAAAAGGTGCAAAGCATTCAAAACGTATCTCTCTGGCGACAATGAAATTTTCACCCATCCAGCAAAATTGAGGGGCGCGCTGCACAGAGTGAAGGAAAGCGGAAAAGTGATTGCCATTCATGCCGAAAGCCGTGAATGCATAAAAAGGGGCATGAGCACCAGCCTTTCTTCCCATGAAAAGAGCAGGCCCGTAAAATGTGAGATAGAAACAATCAAAAAGATTTTGAATGCAAACAAAGGCATAAATGCCAACTTACATATATGCCATGTCTCATCCCCTGATTCAATCATGCTATTGAAAGAAAATGGTATAAATATGGGGGTTACGCCGCATCACATGCTTCTGTCCACATCGTCAAAATTTAAACTTCCTGCCATGGGAAAAGTCAATCCTCCGTTGAGAAAGGAAGAGGAAAGGAAAAAAATTTTTAATCTTGTGAAAAACGGGTTTGTCGACATTATAGAGTCTGATCATGCCCCACATCTGCCAGAGGAAAAGGATGATTTTGCCGCTGCCCCTTCAGGAATGCCCGGGGTTGATACAGCCCTGCCGTTAATGCTTGAAGAAGTGAAAAAAGGGGATTTACCATTATCTGCCGTTCATCGTATGTTATGCAAAATGCCGGCTGAGACATTTGGGATAAACAAGGGGAAGATAGAAGTAGGCAGGGATGCGGACCTGCTTGTCATAGATTTCAAGGAAGGGAAAATAACGCCACAATCGAAGTGCGGATGGAGCAGTTATGAGGACAGGAAGGGCATTTACCCG